In Cellulomonas sp. JZ18, the DNA window GGGTCCTTCGTCTCCTCCGCGGTGGTCGCGACGACGTCGAAGCCGATGAACGCGAAGAACACGAGCGCGGCGCCGGACAGGATGCCCATGACGCCGTAGGTCGAGGGCTCGAAGCCGAGCAGGAAGCCGGTCAGCGGCTGGTGCAGACCGCTCGTGCCGGCCGCGGCGGGCTCCGACGGCGGCACGAACGGCGACCAGTTCTCGGCCTTGACGTAGAAGAAGCCGGCGACGATGACGAAGACCGTGATGCCGACCTTGAGGATCGTGAACACGCTGTTCACGCGCGTGCTCAGGCGCGTGCCGATCGCCAGCAGCGCCGTGAACACGGCGACGATGAGCATCGGCGCCCACGACACCTCCGCGCCCAGCACCGTGACGGTGGTGGGCAGGTCGAACCCGAGCAGCCCGAACGCGTCGGACAGGTACACGCCCCAGAACTTCGCGATCACGGCCGACGCGAGCAGCATCTCGAGGATCAGGTCCCAGCCGATGATCCACGCGACGAGCTCGCCCATGGTCGCGTAGGAGTACGTGTACGCCGACCCGGCGACCGGCAGCGTCGAGGCGAACTCGGCGTAGCACATGATGGCCAGGCCGCAGACGACCGAGGCGATGACGAACGAGACGATGACGCCGGGGCCGGCGTAGTTCGCGGCCGCGGTGGCCCCGACCGAGAAGATGCCCGCGCCGACCGCGACGGCCACGCCGAGCACGGCGAGGTCCCAGGCGGTGAGCGACCGGCGCAGCTGCCGCTCCGGGTCGTCGATCGAGGCGAGCGACGCCTCGACCGACTTGCGGCGCAGGATGCCGCGCGGGCCGGGCGCCGTGCCGACCGGGCGGCCGGTCGCCGTGCCGTCGTGGGTCATGGTGGTGTTCCCCTCCGTCGTGCCGTGCCGACGGCGTGCGGGACCGCGGACCTGCGGCCCGTCGTCGGCACCTGCGGACGAGCATGTCGGACCGCGGGACGTCCGGCCAACCGACGTCGCTCCCCGGCCCCGGCGGTCCGACGGCGTCCACGTGCCGGACGTCCGCGACGACGGCGGGCGGCGTGCCCGGGTCCGGCGGGCGGGGGCCCGCGGGCGCGGGCAGCATGGCGGCATGACGCAGCAGGACGGGTCCGTCGGGCCCCTCGACGAGGACGACGTGGCGGGCCGCCCCGCCGGCAGCCCCCGCTCGGCGGGCGACGGTCCCGACGACGCGCACCGCGCGCCCGACGGCGTGGACGACGCGACCGTCGAGGCCGTCGGCGGCGTGACGGCCGCCCTCGAGGTCATCGAGCACGCTCGCGGCGTCCTCTACGAGTTCCACCGCCTCATCGGCCAGGGCGACATCGAGCTGGGCCGGGCGCTCGACAAGCTCGAGGCCGCCGGGCACGCCGAGCTCGCCGAACGCGTCCGCGCCGACGTCCTGGGTGCGAACGTGCTGGCCGGACGCTGGACGTTCCAGGTCGTCGAGGACTTCGACGCCGGCTACCACGCGCGGTTCCGCGAGGCCGAGCAGCGCCTGCGGGACGAGCTCATGGCGGGGCGCCGGCACGTGTACGAGGCGCAGCTGAAGGAGCGGAACCGCACGCACGGGCGCGCCGGGCACGAGGCGCTGCCGGAGGACGTGGGCACGGGGGAGTAGGACCGGGCGTCGGCGTCCACCGCGCTCGGCCGGCACGCGCGGGGTGTTCCCGAGCACGGCGACCCGCGGCCAGCCGGGACGCCGGAGCGACCGTCGTCCCCAGCCGCGGCGGGTCGTCGCGCACGTTGTCGGACCCGTCCGGCATGCTCACCGCCCGTGACCCCCCTGCTCGACGTGCTGCCCGACCGTCCGCGCCGCCGGCGGCGCAGCCGCGCGCCCTGGGTGGTCGTGCTGGTGCTCGCCGTCGCGGCGGGGCTCGGCGGGCCGGTGTGGCTCGATGCGCGGGCGGCCGCCCGGTTCCCGGTGACGGCGGCGGACGTCGCGACGGGGCGCGCCCAGCTCGCGGAGCTTCCCGTGAAGGGGCGCGCGCCGAGGACCGGGTACGAGCGGGAGGAGTTCGGGCAGGCGTGGGCGGACACGGACCGCAACGGCTGCGACACCCGCAACGACGTGCTCGCGCGCGACCTCGTCGACATCACCACGAAGCCCGGTACGCGGGACTGCGTCGTGCTGACGGGCACGCTGCACGACGTCTACACCGGCACGACGATCGACTTCGAGCGGGGCGAGCGGTCGTCCGAGGTGCAGGTCGACCACGTCGTCGCGCTCGCGGACGCGTGGCAGAAGGGCGCGCAGGCCTGGACGCCGGAGCAGCGCGAGCGGTTCGCGAACGACCCGGCCAACCTGCAGGCGGTCCAGGGGCGTGCCAACCAGCAGAAGGGTGCCGGGGACGCCGCGACGTGGCTGCCGCCCGAGAAGGGGTACCGCTGCGTGTACGCGCTGCGCCAGGTCGCCGTGAAGCACGGGTACGGCCTGTGGGTCACCCGTGCGGAGAAGGACGCGCTCGCACGCGAGATCGACCGCTGCGCGGTGGTCCCGGAGGGCTGACGGGCCGTCGCCCGCCCCGCGTGCGCGTCACCACGACGGGCCCCCGCTCCCGGTGCGGCGCGCCACCGCCGAGCCGACGGCGATCCCCGTGAGCACACCGAGCGAGATCGTCACCATCGTGGCGCCCGCCGTGACGACCGTGCTCAGCGCGAGCGAGTCCGCCGCGAGCGCCGACGTGACGCCCACGAGCGACAGCGCCCGGGCACGAGCAGCCAGAACCCCGGCAGGAAGCCGACGAGCGTCGGCGGGCCGGTCGGCCGCGTCGCGGCGTACATCGCGACGACCGTCATGGCGAACGCCCCGACGAACGCCGACGGCACCCCGCCGAGCAGCAGCCCGCCCACGAGCTGACCCGCGTAGGCCACGACCAGCACGAGCAGGATCCACGGCAGCGCGTCGCGCGGGGCGCAGTTGTGCAGGACGACCCCGCAGCCGTACACGAGCACGCCGACCCACGGGCCCACCCACCCGAGCGGCTGCGCGGCCGCCGCGCCGACCGTGGTCGCGGGCACACCGACGAGCGCCCCCGCCGCCGTGATCCCCAGCGCCAGCAGGACCAGCTGCATCGCCCCGGCGGCGAGCCGTGCGGAGCCGGCGATCATCTGGCGGGTCGCGAGGTCGATCGCCGCGGTGGTGAGCAGCGCGCCCGGCAGGAACGTCACGAGCGGCGCCGCGAGCGGGGCGAGCGGGGACAGGTCGAGGCCGGTCCGCGAGAGCGCGAACACGGCGGTGGACACCAGGAACGCGCTGAGCAGCACGAGCAGCGCCTGGTAGGCCGCCGGCAGCCGTGCCGCCGCGACCTGCAGGCCCGCGACGCCGGCACCGAGCACGGCCGCCACGAGGACGTCGACGACCCCGCCGCCCAGGATCAGCGCGAGTCCCGCCGACGACGCGACGTAGCCGAGCACGCGGCTCGCGGCGCCGTAGAGCGGTGCCGCCTCGAGGGCCTGCCGGATGCGGGCGGTCCCCTCGGCCGGGCCGACGCGACCGACCTCGGCGGCGTCGGCGACGCGGAGCACGTCCGCCACCTGGTGCAGCCGCAGGGGCCGGCTGCCGGCGCTCGACGCGACCGTCTGGGCCGTGCTGCCGCCGGGTGCGGAGACGACGAGCGCCGTGGGCAGCGCGACGACCGCGACGCCGGGCACGCCGTTGACCGCCGCGATGCGCTCGAGCGTCCGCTCGACCTGCACGACCGGCGCGCTCGCGTCGGTCAGGGCCTCGCCGATCGTGAGCAGGAAGTCCATCGTCGCCGCGGGGTCCGCCGTCGGTGCGGGCGGGGAGGGCGGGAGCACCGGCGGCAGGACCTGGGTCACGGCGGTGTCCGGGCCCGCGGCCCCGCCGGTGCCGACGGCGCCCGGTCCCGCGGCCGCGAGGGACCCGCCCGCCGCGCGCCGTGTCCGGCGGTGCAGGAGCACGAGCGCGGCGGCCGTCGCCAGCAGCACGAGCACGGCCGCCAGGACCACCCGCCCGGCAGGCTCGACGTCGTCACCGCCGGCTCCCGCGACCAGGGCACGACCGTCGCCGGCTCGGAGGGGGACGGGGCCGGTCCGAGCGTGGGGACGGGCGTCGGCGTGGGCGTCGCCGGCGCGGTGGTCGTCGTCGGCGCGGTCGACGGTCCGGGGCTCGTGGTGGGCGCGTCGGTCGCCGCCGGCGTCGTGGACGTGGGCGTGGGCGAGGCGGTCGGGACCGGGGTCGGCGTCGCCGTCGGGGTCGCGGTCGGGCTCGCGTCGGTGGGCGTGGGCGTCGCGTCCGGTGCGGGCGCGTCCGTCGCCTGCCCCCCGGGTGCGCTCATGGGCCGATCCTCCCGCAGACGACCGCGTCGGGCGCCCGGAGGTCAGGGCGTCAGGCCGGCCAGGCCGCCAGCAGCCACGCTCCGCCCACCGCGAGCAGCGCGCCGCACACGAGCAGCAGCACGCCCACCCACACCAGCGCGGGCAGCCGGGTGAGGCCCGCGAGCAGCCCGGCGTCGGACTGGTCGCGCGCGCCCCGCCCGCGCAGCCGCCGGCGCTGGGCCTGCATCTCCAGCACCGCGCGCGGTGCGCCGAGCAGGAAGAACCACGTGAGCGCGGCGGCCACGACGGTCTGCACGGCGGCCGGCGCCCACCCCGTCACCCCGACGAGCACGGCCGCGCTCACGAGCACCGCCCACAGCCCGTACCAGTTGCGGATCTGCAGCAGCACGAGCACGACGACGAGCAGCAGCAGCCAGAGCACGCCCACCGCGTACCCCCGGGAGAGCAGCCACGCGGCGGCCACGCCGAGCACCGCGGGCGCCGGGTAGCCGGCCGCGACCGTCGCCACCATGCCGGGACCGCGCGGCCTCCCGCGCGAGACGGTGAGGCCGGAGGTGTCGGAGTGCACGCGGATGCCGCTGAGCCGGCGTCCCACGAGCACCGCCACGGCGGCGTGCCCCGCCTCGTGCACGATCGTCAGCCCGTGCCGCAGCAGGTGCCACACGCCCGGCACGGTGAGCGCGACGAGGACGACCGCGCCCACGACGAGCACGGTCGTGCGCGCGGGCGCGGGCTGCGGGGTCGTGACCTGGGTCCACCAGTCCGCGAGCCGGGCGGGCGCGTCGGGGGCGGCGGCGGCGAGCACCGGCAGGGCGTCCACGAGGGACGCGCCGGCGGCGTGCGCGGCGCTCACGGCGCCTCGGGCAGGACGACGTCGGTGCCGCGGGCGCTCACGCGCACGCCGTCGGGGACCACGGCGGCCGACGTCAGCACGACGCCGTCCGGCAGGCCCTCGACCGGCACGGGGACGTCGCTGACGGCCCTGCCGAGCCCGCCGGGCAGGTCGGCCACGTCGAGCCTGCGCTCGCCGAGGGCGACGTCGGCGAGGTCGACGAGCAGGGTGCCGTCCTCGACGCGGGGCACGAGCGCCGCGGACAGGTCGAGGCCGAGCACCTCGCCGGACGCGCGCAGGGCGTCGCCGTCCACGGTGAGCGTGACGTCGAGGCCGGTGCGGTCCGCGAGGACGCGCTCGAGCGACGCGGGCGGCAGCGTCGCCTCGACGCGCGCGTCGCCGACCGTGTACGGCGCGACCAGGCCGACGTCGCGCGCGTGCACCCGCACGTCGGTCGCGTCGACGCCCTCGAGCGTGATGCCGTCGGCCGCGGCGTCGACGTCGTCGAGCGAGCGCCCGAGCAGCTGCGTGAGGAACGGGAACCCGTGGATGGTCACCTCGGGCCTTCCGCTGACGTCGAGCTGCTCGGTGACGACGTCGGCGGCGCGGTCCTCGGCGACGCCCACGGCGACGCGGTCCGCGACCACGGCGGCACCGGCGACGACGACGAGCGTGACGACCGTGCCGGTCAGCGCTCTCCTGGCTCCCATGACCCTCCTGTCCGCTGTGCGCGCGCTCACGGTACGGGGTACGCCCGCCGGGCGCCGGTCGGCCGCCGGCGGCCGGGCCCGCCGGACGGGACCCGCGCTCGGGGACGAGACCACCGCTGGTGTGGTCCAGGTCACAACCGGGGCCTACCCTGGAGGGGACCACGAGGGACGCGCGATGACCTGGGCACTCCTCCTGCTGTGCGCCGCCGCACCGACGGTGCTGCTGTGGGCCGTCTGGTCGCTGATCCCCTCGGCCGAGGAGCCGCCGCGGTGGCGGACGGCCCTCGCCGGGCGGCTCGAGCGGCTGGCGGCGCGGCTGCGGCGCGAGCGTCGCGTGCCCGAGGACCCGTTCAGCACGCTGCGGGTGCAGGAGCGGCTGGGCGTCGTCGCGAACCACGTGCGCCGCCTCGAGGAGGACCAGCGGACGTTCGCGCGCGCCGAGCGGATCATCGCCTCGCAGCTCGCGTACGACCAGCTGCTCGCGGAGGCGTGCCGGATGGCGGGCGTCGAGGTGCGCCCGGCGGCCACGGGCGACCCGGCGGAGCGGTTCCGGGAGGAGGTGGAGCTCGCCTCCCGCGGCTGGACGTGGTGACGCGGACGGGAGTGCGCCCCGCGGGGCGTCCCCTCAGCCCGCGAGCACCGTGAGGGTGCTCGGGCCCGAGGGGGTCGGCCGCACCTCGATCCGGTCCGCGACCGACTGCTTGAGGGCCTCGACGTGCGACACCACGCCGACCACCCGCCCCCCGGCGCGCAGCCGGCCGAGCTCGGCGAGGACCTGGTCCAGGACGTGCGGGTCGAGCGTGCCGAAGCCCTCGTCCACGAACAGCGTGCCGAGCTCGACGCCGCCCGCCTCCGCGGTGACGACGTCCGCCATGCCGAGCGCGAGGCACAGCGACACGTAGAACGTCTCGCCGCCGGACAGGGTGCGCGGGTCG includes these proteins:
- a CDS encoding amino acid permease, with product MTHDGTATGRPVGTAPGPRGILRRKSVEASLASIDDPERQLRRSLTAWDLAVLGVAVAVGAGIFSVGATAAANYAGPGVIVSFVIASVVCGLAIMCYAEFASTLPVAGSAYTYSYATMGELVAWIIGWDLILEMLLASAVIAKFWGVYLSDAFGLLGFDLPTTVTVLGAEVSWAPMLIVAVFTALLAIGTRLSTRVNSVFTILKVGITVFVIVAGFFYVKAENWSPFVPPSEPAAAGTSGLHQPLTGFLLGFEPSTYGVMGILSGAALVFFAFIGFDVVATTAEETKDPQRAVPRGILGGLVLVTILYVLVTVVVTGMVSYTELAQEDSPSLTTAFVLVGADWAGRIISIGILVGLTSVLMVLMLGLTRVVFAMSRDGLLPRGMSKTSPRFRTPFWLQIGAGVVIALIAGLSRVEALEEMINIGTLSAFVLVSFAVPLLRRARPDLKRGFRVPWSPVLPIVSGLACIWLMLNLTTLTWVRFLAWLAAGVVIYFVYSYRHSLVGRGASAPTLTQDADRA
- a CDS encoding DUF2993 domain-containing protein; translation: MGARRALTGTVVTLVVVAGAAVVADRVAVGVAEDRAADVVTEQLDVSGRPEVTIHGFPFLTQLLGRSLDDVDAAADGITLEGVDATDVRVHARDVGLVAPYTVGDARVEATLPPASLERVLADRTGLDVTLTVDGDALRASGEVLGLDLSAALVPRVEDGTLLVDLADVALGERRLDVADLPGGLGRAVSDVPVPVEGLPDGVVLTSAAVVPDGVRVSARGTDVVLPEAP
- a CDS encoding M50 family metallopeptidase, giving the protein MSAAHAAGASLVDALPVLAAAAPDAPARLADWWTQVTTPQPAPARTTVLVVGAVVLVALTVPGVWHLLRHGLTIVHEAGHAAVAVLVGRRLSGIRVHSDTSGLTVSRGRPRGPGMVATVAAGYPAPAVLGVAAAWLLSRGYAVGVLWLLLLVVVLVLLQIRNWYGLWAVLVSAAVLVGVTGWAPAAVQTVVAAALTWFFLLGAPRAVLEMQAQRRRLRGRGARDQSDAGLLAGLTRLPALVWVGVLLLVCGALLAVGGAWLLAAWPA
- a CDS encoding HNH endonuclease family protein: MTPLLDVLPDRPRRRRRSRAPWVVVLVLAVAAGLGGPVWLDARAAARFPVTAADVATGRAQLAELPVKGRAPRTGYEREEFGQAWADTDRNGCDTRNDVLARDLVDITTKPGTRDCVVLTGTLHDVYTGTTIDFERGERSSEVQVDHVVALADAWQKGAQAWTPEQRERFANDPANLQAVQGRANQQKGAGDAATWLPPEKGYRCVYALRQVAVKHGYGLWVTRAEKDALAREIDRCAVVPEG
- a CDS encoding threonine/serine exporter ThrE family protein; this encodes MVLAAVLVLLATAAALVLLHRRTRRAAGGSLAAAGPGAVGTGGAAGPDTAVTQVLPPVLPPSPPAPTADPAATMDFLLTIGEALTDASAPVVQVERTLERIAAVNGVPGVAVVALPTALVVSAPGGSTAQTVASSAGSRPLRLHQVADVLRVADAAEVGRVGPAEGTARIRQALEAAPLYGAASRVLGYVASSAGLALILGGGVVDVLVAAVLGAGVAGLQVAAARLPAAYQALLVLLSAFLVSTAVFALSRTGLDLSPLAPLAAPLVTFLPGALLTTAAIDLATRQMIAGSARLAAGAMQLVLLALGITAAGALVGVPATTVGAAAAQPLGWVGPWVGVLVYGCGVVLHNCAPRDALPWILLVLVVAYAGQLVGGLLLGGVPSAFVGAFAMTVVAMYAATRPTGPPTLVGFLPGFWLLVPGRCRSWASRRRSRRTRSR